One window of the Babesia microti strain RI chromosome IV, complete genome genome contains the following:
- a CDS encoding conserved Plasmodium protein, unknown function (overlaps_old_locusTagID:BBM_III06750;~overlaps_old_locusTagID:BBM_III06755) has translation MDLSEVSQHNLDNADFLAQKTILIDLIHDINVKIKERDNLKKNRTNNPIEIIKIGNTINIKLEQIILVHDAFVQIYNKIAKTKKLKKKYTEEQLDDFANSVKILTTHVSECDAAVRHKTVTMTKQELCNLKMMDLDNDPDENCNIEPINDKDKVEAEEALNRWKLRDQQFDDQIRGIGEAVERIGDVALEISEKSQAHAQSAIKTAENVKTTTVGIGTLSDQIKKIIKKQRKIECACRGILMLIFLSLVFLLVVLVKRAFSKK, from the exons ATGGATCTATCTGAGGTGTCCCAGCACAACTTAGACAATGCAGACTTTCTAGCTCAAAAAACTATTTTAATCGACCTGATCCACGATATTAATGTGAAGATAAAAGAGAGggataatttgaaaaaaaatcGGACTAACAATCCGATTGAGATCATCAAAATTGGCAACACAATCAACATTAAACTTGAGCAGATAATACTGGTACACGATGCGTTCgttcaaatttacaacaaaatcGCTAAGACgaagaaattgaaaaagAAGTACACTGAAGAACAGTTGGATGACTTCGCTAACTCTGTAAAGATACTTACTACCCATGTGTCTGAGTGCGATGCGGCGGTTAGACACAAAACCGTGACAATGACCAAGCAGGAACTCTGTAATCTGAAGATGATGGATCTTGATAACGATCCGGATG AAAATTGTAACATAGAACCGATTAACGATAAGGACAAAGTTGAAGCGGAAGAAGCTCTAAATAGATGGAAACTTCGAGACCAACAATTCGACGATCAAATTAGGGGAATAGGAGAGGCGGTAGAGAGAATAG GGGATGTAGCATTGGAAATAAGTGAAAAATCGCAGGCCCATGCGCAAAGTGCAATTAAAACTGCAGAAAACGTAAAGACTACGACTGTTGGAATTGGCACGTTGTCAGATCAGATCAAAAAGATCATAAAGAAACAACGCAAGATAGAGTGTGCATGTAGGGGTATTTTGATGTTGATATTTCTATCTTTAGTATTTCTACTGGTTGTATTGGTTAAGAGGGCTTTTTCTAAAAAGTAG
- a CDS encoding PRP38 family (overlaps_old_locusTagID:BBM_III06755): MDIHQYNNISQESTQFGFFDTDSTQDIVPKCHMHNKHQNGCRFCVKYKESLNNSKKSDNYNYYNSNLSESSHENNTVISNLNPILRNNILSSEYYKSIAGFDTFEEILQEIHQHADHAEPFCSANRLKPSTLFCCLYKLFTMNLEDDNLNLLLEDTTSVYARCCGFLYIRYSFHYEKLYKWFKPYLLDIQEFTIDLAKSKTVTLGGYLHSLLIDEKYFTIVLPRLPIKFKNNCVPEILEFEEFRRRKITNLRNIEQFTSNVQIEFFDGQRWKRGQVIEVHPKGGLTTITVSKSDGMSEIVDLSAIKLPSECKDDDKRSGRYDGSRSRDRDYRGSRDRRRSRSRDRDRNRYRNMDRDMRRDKGRRSKSVDRTYGNHRNNKNSNYDDRYEEYKRIEREKALASGKDYSRRPSSFKSSLSCRANIYH; this comes from the exons ATGGATATCCAtcagtataataatattagtcAAGAATCTACACAATTTGGGTTTTTTGATACCGATTCTACCCAAGATATAGTGCCAAAATGTCATATGCATA ATAAACATCAAAATGGATGTAGATTTTGTGTGAAATACAAAGAATCCCTCAATAATTCTAAAAAATCtgacaattataattactaCAATAGCAACTTATCTGAATCATCACACGA GAACAATACTGTCATTAGCAATCTTAACCCTATATTAAGAAATAACATCCTTTCTTCGGAGTATTACAAGAGTATAGCTGGGTTTGATACTTTTGAGGAGATACTGCAAGAGATTCATCAACACGCAGATCATGCAGAGCCATTTTGTTCGGCAAATCGCCTTAAACCATCGACATTATTCTGTTGCTTATACAAGCTATTTACTATGAACTTGGAAGATGATAatctaaatttgttattggAAGATACTACCAGTGTCTACGCTAGATGTTGCGGATTCCTATACATACGTTATTCATTTCACTATGAAAAG TTGTATAAATGGTTTAAGCCATATCTGCTGGATATACAGGAGTTTACAATAGACCTTGCAAAATCTAAAACGGTTACTTTAGGTGGCTATCTTCACTCACTTTTGATTGATGAAAAGTATTTCACCATTg TGTTGCCTCGATTGCCGATTAAATTTAAGAACAATTGCGTACCtgaaattttggaatttgAGGAGTTTCGGCGTAGGAAAATTACAAATCTACGCAATATCGAACAATTCACTAGTAATGTTCAAATAGAATTTTTCGATGG GCAAAGATGGAAACGTGGTCAAGTGATTGAAGTACATCCTAAGGGCGGATTGACAACTATAACCGTATCCAAAAGTGATGGAATGTCAGAAATAGTGGATTTGAGTGCCATAAAATTGCCTAGTGAATGCAAAGATGATGATAAGAGATCGGGTCGGTATGATGGATCCAGGTCTAGAGATAGGGACTATAGGGGCTCCAGGGATAGAAGAAGATCCAGATCGAGAGATAGGGACAGGAACAGGTACAGAAATATGGATAGGGATATGCGCAGAGATAAAGGCAGAAGATCCAAATCTGTAGATAGAACGTATGGCAATCATCGcaacaataaaaatagcaaCTATGATGATAGATATGAAGAATATAAGAGAATTGAGAGAGAAAAGGCATTAGCAAGTGGAAAA GATTACTCCAGACGCCCTTCCAGTTTCAAAAGCTCACTATCATGCAGAGCCAACATAT
- a CDS encoding NOP1, FBL, rRNA 2'-O-methyltransferase fibrillarin (overlaps_old_locusTagID:BBM_III06745) gives MGISKFKNNFKGKGVRGGESGKGFSGRGKMAKKPGGFKSAGFRGGSNKVIIIPHRFPGVFIAKGKADALVTKNMVPGESIYGEKRIQVQQDDGEKVEYRIWNPFRSKLAATIIGGIGNMPIHPNSKVLYLGAANGTTVSHVSDMVGPNGMVYAVEFSHRSARDLINVAKRRSNIVPIVDDARQPQRYRMLVGIVDVIFADVAQPDQARIVAINANQFLKPSGWYIISIKASCVDSTAKPEAVFAAEVDKLRKDKCKPREQLTLEPYHRDHAVVIGQYRPEKK, from the exons ATGGGTATAAGCAAATTCAAGAATAACTTTAAGGGGAAAGGAGTTAGAGGAGGGGAAAGTGGTAAAGGGTTCAGCG GTCGGGGTAAAATGGCTAAGAAGCCTGGTGGGTTCAAGTCTGCTGGATTTAGGGGTGGATCTAACAAAGTGATTATAATTCCTCATAGATTTCCCGGGGTGTTCATAGCTAAGGGCAAAGCTGATGCGCTAGTAACCAAAAATATGGTACCAGGGGAATCCATTTACGGGGAGAAACGAATTCAAGTGCAACAGGATGATGGAGAGAAAGTTGAGTATCGCATTTGGAATCCATTCAGATCCAAGTTAGCTGCCACAATAATTGGGGGAATAGGCAATATGCCTATCCACCCAAACTCAAAGGTTCTCTATTTAG GCGCTGCGAATGGAACGACAGTCTCTCATGTCTCCGATATGGTTGGACCAAATGGAATGGTCTATGCTGTGGAATTTTCCCATCGTTCTGCACGtgatttgataaatgttGCAAAAAGACGATCCAACATAGTACCGATTGTTGACGATGCCAGGCAGCCTCAGAGGTATAGAATGCTTGTAGGAATTGTTGATGTGATATTCGCCGATGTAGCACAGCCAGATCAAGCGAGGATTGTGGCTATTAATGCCAATCAATTCCTAAAGCCCAGCGGAtggtatataatttcaataaaaGCATCTTGCGTTGATTCCACGGCAAAACCTGAGGCTGTATTTGCTGCAGAAGTTGATAAGTTGAGGAAAGACAAGTGTAAGCCTAGGGAACAGCTTACACTTGAGCCATATCACCGAGATCATGCGGTAGTAATTGGCCAGTATCGTCCAGAGAAGAAGTAG